In Alkalibaculum bacchi, a single genomic region encodes these proteins:
- a CDS encoding trans-sulfuration enzyme family protein, which translates to MQNKEFNVDTLVVHGNKSYEEKTGAISFPIYQSATFRHPNFNESTGYDYSRQQNPTREEVECVVANLEKGIRGFGFSSGMAAITTVLTLFRPKDHIVVSEDLYGGTYRIFEEVFKNYGLEFTYVDTSNIDSVKEVIQENTVAIYIETPSNPMMRVTDIREISNIAQEINALLIVDNTFLTPYYQRPLQLGGDIVVHSGTKYLGGHNDTLAGFLVVKDEKLAAQIELLQMTSGAVLSPFDSWLIIRGIKTLGVRLEKQQENALQIAKWLEKHENIEKVYYIGLENHIGYEVNLKQSSGFGGMISFTVKDPSMVESILRNIKLIMYAESLGGVETLITYPLKQTHAAIPEEIRNKLGVNDRLIRLSVGVENVSDLIEDLEQALSV; encoded by the coding sequence ATGCAGAACAAAGAGTTTAATGTAGATACATTAGTCGTTCATGGAAACAAATCTTATGAGGAAAAGACAGGTGCCATCAGTTTTCCTATATACCAAAGTGCTACTTTTCGCCATCCGAATTTTAACGAATCTACAGGTTATGATTATTCTAGGCAACAAAATCCTACTCGAGAAGAAGTAGAATGTGTTGTAGCAAATTTAGAAAAAGGAATCCGTGGATTTGGTTTTTCTAGTGGTATGGCAGCTATTACAACGGTATTAACCCTATTTAGACCTAAAGACCATATTGTTGTTTCAGAAGACTTATACGGTGGGACTTATCGTATTTTTGAAGAGGTATTTAAAAACTACGGACTAGAGTTTACTTATGTGGATACGAGTAATATTGATTCTGTTAAAGAGGTGATTCAAGAAAATACAGTTGCTATTTACATTGAAACGCCTTCTAATCCAATGATGAGAGTGACAGATATTAGAGAGATATCTAATATTGCCCAAGAAATAAATGCTCTGCTTATCGTAGATAATACCTTCTTGACGCCATATTATCAAAGACCACTACAATTAGGTGGAGATATCGTAGTTCATAGTGGAACAAAGTATCTAGGTGGGCATAATGACACCTTAGCTGGTTTTTTAGTAGTAAAAGATGAAAAACTTGCTGCTCAAATTGAGCTACTTCAAATGACATCAGGAGCCGTACTGTCTCCTTTTGATAGTTGGCTTATTATTAGGGGAATTAAAACATTAGGAGTTCGTTTAGAAAAGCAACAAGAAAACGCTTTGCAAATTGCAAAATGGCTAGAAAAGCACGAAAATATTGAAAAGGTTTATTATATTGGACTTGAAAATCATATAGGATATGAAGTAAATTTGAAACAAAGCAGTGGCTTTGGAGGAATGATTTCATTTACAGTAAAAGACCCTTCAATGGTAGAATCGATACTTCGCAATATTAAGTTGATTATGTATGCTGAGAGCCTAGGTGGAGTAGAAACACTAATCACATATCCATTAAAACAAACCCATGCAGCTATACCAGAAGAGATTCGAAACAAATTAGGAGTAAATGATAGACTCATTCGTCTGTCTGTAGGAGTAGAGAATGTGTCTGATTTAATAGAGGATTTAGAGCAGGCTTTGAGTGTTTAG
- a CDS encoding metallophosphoesterase family protein, which translates to MKILVFSDSHGNLFRAKKILEICKDVDLIFHLGDNVRDAIKIQEMVSCPVKYVKGNTDLCEGPLEIIEDICGKRFFLTHGHQYRIKLDLNNLYYAAQEKKADVVLFGHSHVPYQEIVNGILFLNPGSIGDKRWQPKETYGVIEITESGLLEARILDV; encoded by the coding sequence ATGAAGATATTAGTTTTTAGTGATAGTCATGGAAATTTGTTTAGAGCGAAAAAGATACTTGAAATATGTAAAGATGTGGATTTGATTTTTCATTTAGGGGATAATGTAAGAGATGCTATAAAAATTCAAGAGATGGTATCCTGTCCAGTTAAATATGTAAAGGGCAATACAGATTTGTGTGAAGGACCATTGGAAATTATCGAAGATATATGCGGAAAGAGATTCTTTTTGACTCATGGACATCAGTATAGAATAAAATTAGATCTAAACAATTTATATTACGCTGCTCAAGAGAAAAAAGCGGATGTGGTTTTGTTTGGCCATAGCCATGTGCCTTATCAGGAGATAGTAAATGGAATTTTATTCTTAAATCCTGGAAGTATTGGTGACAAGAGATGGCAACCTAAAGAAACATATGGAGTTATTGAAATTACAGAAAGTGGGCTATTAGAAGCTAGAATTTTAGACGTATAA
- a CDS encoding XTP/dITP diphosphatase: MKIVIATGNEHKKDEIKAVLGSKFNVVTMKEEGIYVDIVEDGTTFEENALIKARALKEYTEDIILADDSGLAVDTLDGRPGVYSARYAGENATDDMNNEKLLSQLKHVPMENRSAKFVCIMALILPNGEEYLFRGECKGYIDFTLNGQNGFGYDPLFIVDGFKKTFGELSAEEKNKISHRALALDKLTEMLMKNEGI; encoded by the coding sequence ATGAAAATCGTTATTGCTACAGGAAACGAACATAAGAAAGACGAAATTAAGGCTGTACTTGGAAGTAAATTTAATGTAGTAACTATGAAAGAAGAAGGGATTTATGTAGATATTGTGGAAGATGGTACTACCTTTGAAGAAAATGCCCTTATAAAAGCAAGAGCTTTAAAAGAGTATACTGAAGATATCATTTTAGCAGATGATTCTGGCTTAGCGGTGGATACCCTAGACGGTAGACCTGGTGTATATTCTGCCAGGTACGCGGGAGAAAATGCTACAGATGATATGAATAATGAAAAGCTATTATCCCAGCTTAAACATGTGCCCATGGAAAATAGAAGTGCTAAATTTGTATGTATTATGGCATTGATTCTTCCTAATGGAGAAGAATATCTTTTTAGAGGCGAGTGCAAGGGGTATATTGACTTTACATTAAATGGGCAAAATGGATTTGGATACGATCCATTATTTATTGTTGATGGATTTAAGAAAACATTTGGAGAGCTTTCAGCGGAAGAAAAGAATAAAATTAGTCATCGAGCATTAGCATTGGACAAGTTAACAGAAATGCTAATGAAGAACGAGGGAATATGA
- the rph gene encoding ribonuclease PH — MQRYDKRKYDELRNIKITKDYTKHADGSVLIEFGDTKVICTAMVEEKIPIFLKGQGKGWITSEYRMLPSSTVTRKIRDSSKGKVDGRNMEIQRLIGRTLRSIINLEKLGERTLWVDCDVIQADGGTRTASITGAFVAIMIAVKKLKDAGRIKELPLDHFVAAVSVGVVQGQPLLDLCYEEDSKAEVDMNVVMTETGQYVEIQGTGEARPMSKEELSTLLTYAEKGIMELINLQRKTLMEQ; from the coding sequence ATGCAAAGATACGATAAGAGAAAATACGACGAGTTAAGAAATATAAAAATTACAAAGGATTATACGAAACATGCAGATGGATCTGTATTAATTGAGTTTGGCGATACAAAAGTAATTTGTACTGCTATGGTAGAAGAAAAAATTCCAATTTTTTTAAAGGGACAGGGGAAAGGTTGGATTACGTCAGAGTATCGAATGCTTCCTAGCTCGACAGTGACGAGAAAAATCAGGGACTCTAGCAAGGGAAAAGTAGATGGCAGAAATATGGAGATTCAGAGATTGATTGGCAGAACTCTTCGGTCAATAATTAATTTAGAAAAATTAGGAGAAAGGACTCTTTGGGTAGATTGTGATGTCATTCAAGCAGATGGAGGTACAAGAACGGCTTCTATTACTGGTGCATTCGTTGCAATTATGATTGCTGTAAAGAAATTAAAAGATGCAGGACGTATTAAAGAGCTTCCATTAGACCATTTTGTAGCGGCTGTAAGTGTAGGTGTAGTACAAGGTCAACCATTACTAGATTTGTGCTATGAAGAGGATAGTAAGGCAGAAGTAGATATGAATGTAGTAATGACAGAAACAGGTCAATATGTGGAAATTCAAGGTACAGGAGAAGCCAGACCTATGAGTAAAGAGGAATTAAGCACTCTCTTAACTTATGCAGAAAAGGGAATCATGGAATTAATCAATCTTCAGAGAAAAACTCTTATGGAACAATAG
- a CDS encoding GerMN domain-containing protein — translation MKRKLWIICMVMLIICSGCRKGADTGLNDKQAVENIDYKQANKDYVSTFKELNDIRLLELDESKTRGVFYYVDPQGYLIPVMRQIPKQEGIAKSVIKALVDNPENRIELREIGLSPVLPESLEFDLALKEDNLMRISFNDDINSFKDKKEEETAIKAIVYTLTEFETVNKVQVLVNNQIVEELAQGTRVGEPLTRGNINSLDHVVQGEYVKSTLYFYNNVSNNYTYYIPVTKNIPKDSTSVDKIVQEQIGFFKETNTPIPEDFELEKVSIEGNVVKIKIKNPIDTDSQACVRFMKSMSLTISQNSDIELIILSQGNHDVASYTMEAFANIYK, via the coding sequence TTGAAAAGAAAATTGTGGATTATATGCATGGTCATGCTTATTATATGCTCAGGTTGTAGAAAAGGCGCAGATACAGGTTTGAATGATAAACAAGCTGTGGAAAATATAGATTATAAACAAGCCAATAAGGACTATGTGAGTACTTTTAAGGAGTTAAATGATATCAGATTACTAGAACTAGATGAAAGCAAAACCCGGGGTGTTTTTTATTATGTAGACCCTCAAGGGTATCTAATTCCAGTTATGCGCCAAATTCCAAAGCAGGAAGGTATTGCAAAATCTGTAATTAAAGCCTTAGTAGATAATCCAGAAAATAGAATTGAGCTTAGAGAGATTGGTTTATCTCCTGTATTGCCGGAAAGTCTTGAATTTGATTTGGCTTTAAAAGAGGATAATCTTATGAGAATAAGTTTTAACGATGATATTAATTCATTTAAAGACAAAAAAGAAGAAGAGACCGCGATAAAGGCTATTGTATACACTCTGACAGAATTTGAAACGGTTAATAAGGTGCAAGTATTAGTAAATAATCAGATTGTAGAGGAACTAGCACAAGGAACAAGGGTGGGGGAACCTTTGACCCGAGGAAATATCAATTCTTTAGACCATGTAGTTCAAGGGGAATATGTAAAGAGTACTTTATACTTCTATAATAATGTAAGCAACAACTACACATATTATATACCAGTAACAAAGAATATTCCCAAAGATAGTACATCGGTAGATAAAATCGTTCAAGAACAAATTGGCTTTTTCAAGGAAACAAATACACCAATTCCTGAAGATTTTGAATTAGAAAAGGTCTCAATAGAGGGCAATGTGGTTAAGATAAAGATAAAGAATCCTATCGATACTGATAGCCAGGCATGTGTTCGGTTTATGAAGAGTATGTCTTTGACAATAAGTCAAAATAGTGATATAGAGTTAATTATTCTATCCCAAGGAAACCACGATGTTGCAAGTTATACTATGGAGGCATTCGCGAATATATATAAATGA